One segment of Primulina tabacum isolate GXHZ01 chromosome 14, ASM2559414v2, whole genome shotgun sequence DNA contains the following:
- the LOC142523864 gene encoding uncharacterized protein LOC142523864, giving the protein MGKILRRASAIVWDEAPMANRYAFESVIKSSQDIMENQIAFGGKTMVFSGDFRQVLPVVKRGSKTEQIAASISRSTFWNCVKIIHLQQNMRSTQDIEFSQFLLRVGDGLQHTVNRDFIKLPDSIIIPREGKQSIQMLIDSVFPNMVNHVNDENYMVERAFITRKNVDVENINQMLILKIPGEEKEYTSWDSVEDDNHNLFQEEFLNSLSPSGLPPHKIILKVGSPVMLLRNVAPELGLCNGTRLLCRSLGRIDGEIITGPHKGTRFFLHRMPLKSEDNSRLSFELTRRQFPISLSFSLTINKAQGQTIPYIGKVLRNHVFSNGQLYVALSRGVSKNSTKILVKHGNLERRYGVFTRNVIFKEVLIPNRE; this is encoded by the coding sequence ATGGGTAAAATATTAAGGCGTGCATCAGCTATAGTATGGGACGAGGCTCCAATGGCAAATCGCTATGCTTTTGAATCTGTCATTAAGAGTTCCCAAGATATTATGGAAAATCAAATAGCATTTGGAGGGAAGACAATGGTTTTTAGTGGCGATTTTCGACAAGTGTTACCGGTTGTTAAACGAGGGTCAAAGACAGAACAAATTGCTGCAAGTATTTCAAGGTCAACATTCTGGAATTGCGTAAAGATAATACACCTACAACAAAATATGAGATCTACTCAAGATATTGAGTTCTCACAATTTCTCTTGCGCGTAGGTGATGGATTGCAGCATACTGTAAATCGTGATTTCATAAAATTACCAGATTCAATTATCATACCAAGGGAAGGTAAACAATCAATTCAAATGTTGATTGATTCTGTTTTTCCTAATATGGTAAATCATGTTAATGATGAAAACTATATGGTTGAAAGAGCATTCATCACACGAAAAAATGTTGATGTAGAAAATATTAATCAAATGCTCATTCTCAAGATTCCTGGAGAAGAAAAAGAGTATACCTCTTGGGATAGTGTAGAAGATGACAATCACAATCTTTTTCAAGAAGAATTTTTGAATTCCCTTAGTCCAAGTGGTTTGCCACCGCATAAAATCATATTGAAAGTAGGAAGTCCAGTCATGCTCTTGAGAAATGTTGCGCCTGAACTTGGTCTATGCAATGGAACAAGATTATTATGTCGCAGTCTTGGTAGAATAGATGGTGAGATCATAACGGGTCCTCACAAGGGTACCAGATTCTTTCTACATAGAATGCCCTTGAAAAGTGAAGATAATTCTAGATTATCATTTGAGTTGACACGTCGACAGTTTCCCATAAGTCTTAGTTTTTCTTTGACAATAAACAAAGCACAAGGTCAAACAATCCCATATATTGGCAAAGTTTTGCGTAACCATGTGTTCAGCAACGGTCAGCTATATGTGGCACTTTCGAGAGGAGTCTCAAAAAATTCTACAAAAATTTTGGTAAAACATGGAAATTTAGAGCGTCGATATGGTGTATTCACCAGAAACGTGATTTTCAAAGAGGTATTAATACCTAATAGAGAATGA